A region from the Arachis ipaensis cultivar K30076 chromosome B01, Araip1.1, whole genome shotgun sequence genome encodes:
- the LOC107627405 gene encoding probable esterase D14L produces the protein MGIVEEAHNVRIVGVEGNNNNNSNNNQIVLLAHGFGTDQSVWKHLVPHLIEEYRVILYDNMGAGTTNPDYYDFERYSTLQGFVYDLLAILEELQVQSCIFVGHSLSAMVGVIASISHPHLFSKLILLSASPRFLNDTDYYGGFHQEDLTQLFDGIRSNYKAWCSGFAPLVVGGDMDSVAVQEFSRTLFNMRPDIALSLAQTIFQFDMREFLSLVTVPCHIIQSTKDLAVPVVVAEYMQQKLGGKSIVEVMPTEGHLPQLSSPDIVIPVLLNHIRHNISS, from the exons ATGGGGATTGTGGAAGAAGCACACAACGTGAGAATAGTGGGAGTAGAGgggaataataacaataatagtaataataaccaAATTGTGTTGCTGGCTCATGGATTTGGGACTGACCAATCTGTGTGGAAACACCTTGTTCCACATTTAATTGAAGAGTATCGTGTGATCCTTTATGATAACATGGGTGCTGGTACTACAAACCCAGATTACTATGACTTTGAACGATATTCTACTCTCCAAGGATTTGTTTATGATCTACTTGCTATTTTGGAAGAGCTTCAGGTTCAATCTTGCATCTTCGTTGGTCACTCTCTCTCGGCTATGGTTGGTGTCATCGCTTCAATTTCTCATCCTCATCTTTTCTCTAAGCTTATCTTGCTCTCTGCTTCTCCAAG GTTTTTAAATGATACGGATTACTATGGTGGCTTCCACCAAGAAGACCTGACCCAACTATTTGACGGAATCCGCTCAAATTACAAAGCATGGTGCTCCGGCTTCGCGCCACTGGTGGTTGGTGGCGACATGGACTCAGTGGCAGTGCAAGAGTTTAGCAGGACATTGTTCAACATGAGGCCGGACATAGCTCTAAGTTTGGCACAAACCATATTTCAATTTGACATGAGGGAGTTTCTAAGTCTAGTCACTGTGCCCTGCCACATCATACAGAGCACTAAGGACTTGGCTGTGCCGGTCGTTGTTGCGGAATATATGCAACAGAAGCTCGGTGGGAAGTCCATCGTCGAGGTCATGCCCACCGAGGGACATTTGCCGCAGTTGAGCTCACCGGATATTGTCATTCCCGTGCTGCTCAACCATATCCGGCACAATATATCAAGTTAA